GACATTCACGCCGCCGCTGATTGTCACTGAGGGCCAGATGCATGAGGCAATGTCGATTATTGAAGACTGCATTGCCGGTGTAGAGCGGGATATCGGATTGGCATAAAAAAGGCGAGACAATGTCCCGCCTTTTTTTGTTACCGGCTGATCCGAATGGGTGGCATCTGTATCATGCCCACATTCGTTTGCAGGGCTGACAGGTCACCCAGAACAGCCTCGGCCTGGGCCTTGACAGTTGACTGGACGGCGGATGCCGCAACCAGTTCCAACGGGTTTTCAGCGCTCAGCAGATGCTGCAGCTCCTCCAGCAGGGTTGGCGGATGTGGGAGAAGGGTGAAGGAAAGTTTTGCCCCCTCGTCCAGTTTCAGCAGACGACGCAGGGCTGCTTTTGCCTCCGGCAGGCCGCCCAGTTCATCAACAAGACCGACCTGCAGGGCATCTTCCCCGGTCCAGATTCGGCCACGTGCAGCGCGGTCGATACCGGCTTTGTCCAGCCCGCGGTTATCCGCCGCCTTGCTGGTGAAGTCGTCATAGACAAAATCGAGGAACTGCCGGAATTTGACCAGTTCCTGGTCTGAGAAGTCGGTAACCATACTCCACATCCCGGCATTCTTGCCGGTTTGCACGCGTTCCCATTTGACGCCAAGCTTGTCCCAAAGCGCCTGTGTCACGAATTTACCGGCATAAACACCGATGGAACCGGTCAGTGTTCCCGGCTGGGCGATAACATGATCCGCGCCCATGGAGACGAAATAGCCCCCGCTGGCGGCCATGTCGGTCATTTGCGCCACCACGGGCTTACCGGCCTCGCGAAGGCGCTGTACCTCACGCCAGACCATGTCGGACTGCGCATAGGCGCCCCCCGGGCTGTCCACACGCAGGAGGACGGCCTGGATTTTATCGTCTTCGCGCGCCGTGCGCAGGGCGTCGGCAACAAGATACGGGTCGAAGGTCTTGTCATCCCAAAGTCCCTTGCCGTCACCGTTGGGCACGATTGCGCCGACACCCTGGATCAGGGCGATCTCCGTGCCGCTATCTGCGTTGTCGTCTGCTTCACCCGCCAATGCGGCCAGATAGGCGGCGGGGGATATGGGGGTATAGTCGCCGTCTTTGCCGACGCCAGCCTCCGCACGCAGGTGGTCTTCAAATTCATCACGATAGGCAATGCGGTCGATCAGGCCGTCTTTCAGCGCATCCTCTGCGAGATAGGGGCCGTTATCCACGAGATTGCGTAACCGGCCTTGCAGTTGGGGGCGGTCGGTTTCCGTGTCCCGAACGATCTGGGCCATCCATCCGTCGACCATTTGCTCAAGGGACTGGCGTACGGGCACGGACATGCCTGTACGCGTAAACGGATCTGCGCCGCCCTTGAATTCCTGGCGTTGTTCAAAGCGGGCCTCGATATTCAGCTTGTCCAGGGCCTTTGCAAAATAGGGTGTTTCCAACGCAAGACCTGTGAGGCCGACACCGCCGGAAGGCTGCAGCCAGACCTGTTCAAAGGCGGTTGCCGTATAATAGTCCAGGGTGCCGCCCCCAAAGCTGCCCAGGTCTTCGGCGTAGGCAATGGTCATTTTGCCGGATTTGCGGAAATCTGCTATGGCGTCGCGTAATTCCTGAATATGGGCCGTGCCCAGGCTGCCATATCCGACCAGGGCAACGACGCCGGTGATCCGCGGGTCGTCCTTGGCCTTCTCTATGGCGTTGAGATGCTCAAGAAAAGTTGCTTGCGGGGCTTCCTGGGAGAAGGGTGTCGGCGCATGAGGTTTTTCCGGAACCGGAGCTGTCAGGTCCAGCCACAAATAGGCCTGATCGGGCATTTGCGGTGGCTCTTTTTCGTAGCGCAGGACGAGGATGGCAACAGCGACTGTTCCAATGATGACAAGGCCGCCCAGGGCAGCGAAAAGCCAAAGAAAGAAACGACCGAGATTTCGCATGAAAAATATAGGCTCCTATGCTCGGGTCAGCGGTTCATGGCGTGATAGTCCGGGTTGGGCATCATATCCAGGCCATGTGCCATCCGGTTGGTATAGTTGAAAAAGCCGACAGTCTCGCAGATGTCGAAATAGTCTTCCTGAGTGAAACCGGCATCAAGCAAAGCCTGCCGGTCCGCATCAGTGGTTTTGGCCGGGAATTCCGTCATGGCCCAGGCAAAGTTCAGCATGGCCCGATGGCGGTCGGAGAGGGGCGCGATGCGGTAGTTCATCACCAGCATTTCCCCCAGTTGCGGATCGTCGCTGAGTGCGCGGACCGCCTGACCATGGGCGACAAGGCAGTAATAGCAGCGGTTGCAGGAACTGACCACGACCGCGATCATCTCGCGTTCCAGTTTGGTGAGGCCGGAGTCGGACAGCATGATTTCATTATAGCTGTCGATAAATTTTCGAAGCCGTTGTGGGCGGAAGGAATAGGACCGCAGGACATTTGGCACCAACCCCAGCTTTTCTTCACAGATGCGGAAATACTTTTGAAGGTCTGCATCCAACTCATCGGTGTCGGGCACCGGCAGGATATGGATATGCTCTGGCTGCGGCATGCTACTCCCTTTTCGCGAAACTATTATTTTGTCGCTTGTCTATATAGGGATCGCCCCCATTGATTTTAACTGACCAGCCCGTCGTCATTGTGATGGCGAAGGGCCGCGTTATCCAGGCCCATGATGATGCGTTCCAGCAGCGTTTTCGGCATGATCGGTTTGGGCAGAACCGAATCGGCCCCGGATCGGATAGCCTCCAGAATAGCCCCCTGATCCTCGACACCGGTCACCATGATAATCGGCAGGTCGCGTGGCACATCATCATTGTCTTCGCTCAGACGCAGGGTCTGGACGAATTCAATACCACCCATCGGTTTCATATTGATATCAACCAGCGCGAAATCGGGCCGGTACTGCCTGAGCTGGGCCAGGGCCTCCCGCCCGTCTGCAACTTCCCGGATTTCGGCAACGGCAACGGTCCGCAAGATGGACTTTATCAGGCGGCGCATTGGCTCATGGTCGTCGACGACCAGGGCCTTTGTTCCCTTGAACCGTGTCAAATCCACGATTGTTCCCCCGCGACGTGTCGGTCAATCATATCAGGTGCGGGCAATTTGTTAAATTATTCCGCATCGGTCCGGCCTGCGTAAATAAGGAATTCGACATTACCCTGTGGCCCGGTGATGGGGCTTTCGGTAATGCCGACGGTATGCCAGCCTTCCTGCGTATCAATCCAGTTCTTAACTTCTTCGCAGACGGCTGCGTGGAGTTCAGGGTCGCGAACAACGCCGCCTTTGCCCACCTGGCCTTTACCCACTTGGAACTGCGGCTTGATCAGCGCGACCAGCCAGGCACCCGGGCGGGTGAGGGACATGGCAGCCGGCAAGACCTTTTCCAGACCGATGAAACTGGCATCGCAGACAACCGCGTCGATCGGGTCGGGAATGATCTCGGTGGTCAGGTGGCGGGCGTTTGTTTCTTCCAGGACAACAACGCGATCATCCTGCCGCAGGTTCCAGTGAAGCTGCCC
The Aestuariispira ectoiniformans genome window above contains:
- a CDS encoding response regulator — its product is MDLTRFKGTKALVVDDHEPMRRLIKSILRTVAVAEIREVADGREALAQLRQYRPDFALVDINMKPMGGIEFVQTLRLSEDNDDVPRDLPIIMVTGVEDQGAILEAIRSGADSVLPKPIMPKTLLERIIMGLDNAALRHHNDDGLVS
- a CDS encoding peroxidase-related enzyme (This protein belongs to a clade of uncharacterized proteins related to peroxidases such as the alkylhydroperoxidase AhpD.) — translated: MPQPEHIHILPVPDTDELDADLQKYFRICEEKLGLVPNVLRSYSFRPQRLRKFIDSYNEIMLSDSGLTKLEREMIAVVVSSCNRCYYCLVAHGQAVRALSDDPQLGEMLVMNYRIAPLSDRHRAMLNFAWAMTEFPAKTTDADRQALLDAGFTQEDYFDICETVGFFNYTNRMAHGLDMMPNPDYHAMNR
- the sppA gene encoding signal peptide peptidase SppA; this encodes MRNLGRFFLWLFAALGGLVIIGTVAVAILVLRYEKEPPQMPDQAYLWLDLTAPVPEKPHAPTPFSQEAPQATFLEHLNAIEKAKDDPRITGVVALVGYGSLGTAHIQELRDAIADFRKSGKMTIAYAEDLGSFGGGTLDYYTATAFEQVWLQPSGGVGLTGLALETPYFAKALDKLNIEARFEQRQEFKGGADPFTRTGMSVPVRQSLEQMVDGWMAQIVRDTETDRPQLQGRLRNLVDNGPYLAEDALKDGLIDRIAYRDEFEDHLRAEAGVGKDGDYTPISPAAYLAALAGEADDNADSGTEIALIQGVGAIVPNGDGKGLWDDKTFDPYLVADALRTAREDDKIQAVLLRVDSPGGAYAQSDMVWREVQRLREAGKPVVAQMTDMAASGGYFVSMGADHVIAQPGTLTGSIGVYAGKFVTQALWDKLGVKWERVQTGKNAGMWSMVTDFSDQELVKFRQFLDFVYDDFTSKAADNRGLDKAGIDRAARGRIWTGEDALQVGLVDELGGLPEAKAALRRLLKLDEGAKLSFTLLPHPPTLLEELQHLLSAENPLELVAASAVQSTVKAQAEAVLGDLSALQTNVGMIQMPPIRISR
- a CDS encoding TlyA family RNA methyltransferase translates to MTQTNKPSKPKKQRVDQLLVDRGLVESRTKAQALIMAGKVFTGEQRVQKPGDKLADDKPLEVRGQDHPWVSRGGLKLEKGLKEFDLDPTGITAIDVGASTGGFTDVLLQNGAAKVYAVDVGRGQLHWNLRQDDRVVVLEETNARHLTTEIIPDPIDAVVCDASFIGLEKVLPAAMSLTRPGAWLVALIKPQFQVGKGQVGKGGVVRDPELHAAVCEEVKNWIDTQEGWHTVGITESPITGPQGNVEFLIYAGRTDAE